Proteins from a genomic interval of Candidatus Binatia bacterium:
- a CDS encoding helix-turn-helix transcriptional regulator, which yields MVEKSGEEIREFRRKMTMTQEELAHQLGVTVSTVNRWENGHTKPSKLAMQSLERIEMEQRRAVTQPAPVGLEDFRQIRAQTAAM from the coding sequence ATGGTAGAAAAATCAGGAGAAGAAATCCGAGAATTTCGTCGCAAAATGACCATGACTCAGGAGGAGTTGGCCCACCAGCTCGGCGTCACGGTCTCGACCGTGAATCGTTGGGAAAACGGGCACACGAAGCCCAGCAAGCTGGCCATGCAAAGCCTCGAGCGAATCGAGATGGAGCAGAGGCGCGCAGTCACACAGCCCGCGCCGGTCGGACTTGAGGACTTCCGTCAGATCCGGGCCCAGACGGCCGCCATGTAA
- a CDS encoding M20 family metallopeptidase: protein MATISKSLGTELDLQQARDSIDTLWEDSILPQLVEYIRIPAKSVDFDPDWKAHGHIDAAIDLAEKWSRAHAPKGASVEVVRTGERSPILLIEAPATMGPPAGDPAAPTVLLYGHLDKQPEMEGWEEDLGPWKPVLRDGKLYGRGGADDGYAVFASLAALRALDEQGIPRGRAVVLIECSEESGSPDLPAYVEDLQDRIGQPDLVVCLDSGCGDYDRLWHTTSLRGVMVGELTVEILREGVHSGDASGVVPSSFRIVRALLDRLENSVTGEVKPEILHAEIPAQRREQAARAAEVLGDAVFDKFPWVDGAGPAPVERVDLVLARTWKPTVSVTGASGLPPSNNAGNVLRPRTTVKLSLRLPPTVDPVAATLAVKEILEADPPYGAKVSFTAGGEGGWEAPALAPWLGEALDQVSDDWFGQPSVAMGEGGSIPFMGMLGEQFPDAQFVITGVLGPHSNAHGPNEFLEIHTARRLTGCVAQLLSIHASR, encoded by the coding sequence ATGGCAACAATCTCCAAATCACTGGGCACGGAATTGGACCTGCAACAGGCTCGCGACAGCATCGACACCCTGTGGGAGGACTCGATCCTCCCGCAACTCGTGGAATATATCCGCATTCCGGCGAAATCAGTCGATTTCGACCCGGATTGGAAGGCCCACGGGCATATCGACGCGGCCATCGATCTGGCCGAAAAATGGTCTCGCGCGCACGCGCCGAAAGGCGCCAGCGTCGAGGTCGTACGCACCGGCGAGCGCTCGCCGATCCTGTTGATCGAGGCGCCGGCGACGATGGGACCGCCAGCAGGCGATCCTGCGGCCCCGACCGTCCTTCTCTACGGGCATCTCGACAAGCAACCCGAGATGGAAGGCTGGGAAGAAGACCTCGGCCCCTGGAAACCCGTTTTGCGCGACGGCAAGCTCTATGGTCGTGGCGGCGCGGATGACGGCTACGCGGTCTTTGCTTCGCTGGCCGCATTGCGCGCACTCGATGAGCAAGGCATCCCGCGCGGGCGGGCCGTCGTCCTGATCGAATGCAGCGAAGAAAGCGGCAGCCCGGATCTGCCCGCCTATGTCGAGGACCTGCAGGATCGCATCGGCCAGCCCGATCTGGTCGTCTGCCTCGATTCGGGTTGCGGAGATTACGACCGGCTTTGGCATACGACGTCGTTGCGTGGCGTGATGGTAGGCGAGCTCACCGTCGAGATCCTCCGCGAAGGCGTGCATTCCGGGGATGCCAGCGGCGTTGTGCCGTCGAGCTTCCGGATTGTTCGGGCTCTGCTCGATCGACTCGAAAATAGCGTCACGGGCGAGGTGAAGCCCGAGATCCTGCACGCGGAGATCCCGGCCCAGCGCCGCGAGCAGGCAGCCCGCGCAGCCGAAGTTCTGGGCGACGCGGTTTTTGATAAATTCCCCTGGGTCGACGGCGCAGGCCCGGCCCCGGTCGAGCGCGTGGACCTCGTGCTCGCGCGGACCTGGAAGCCGACGGTCTCGGTGACGGGCGCGTCCGGTTTGCCGCCGAGCAACAACGCGGGCAACGTCCTGCGGCCGCGCACCACGGTGAAGCTATCGCTGCGCCTGCCGCCCACGGTTGATCCGGTCGCGGCAACCCTGGCGGTGAAAGAGATTCTCGAAGCGGATCCGCCCTACGGCGCCAAGGTGAGCTTTACCGCCGGTGGCGAAGGCGGTTGGGAGGCCCCGGCGCTGGCTCCCTGGCTTGGCGAGGCTCTCGATCAGGTCTCGGACGATTGGTTCGGCCAGCCGTCAGTGGCGATGGGCGAGGGTGGTTCGATCCCGTTTATGGGCATGCTCGGTGAGCAGTTCCCCGACGCGCAATTTGTCATCACCGGTGTGCTCGGGCCGCATTCCAATGCGCATGGCCCCAACGAGTTTCTCGAGATTCATACGGCACGCCGGCTGACCGGTTGTGTGGCCCAGCTGTTGTCGATCCACGCCAGCCGCTGA